In Notolabrus celidotus isolate fNotCel1 chromosome 22, fNotCel1.pri, whole genome shotgun sequence, one genomic interval encodes:
- the id2a gene encoding DNA-binding protein inhibitor ID-2a, protein MKAISPVRSFRKNNANLTEHSLGISRSKTPVDDPLSLLYNMNDCYSKLKELVPSIPQNKNVSKMEILQHVIDYILDLQIALDSSVALTSLHHQPARPGQAPSRTPLTTLNTDISILSLQSPELPSELMTDDSRTLHR, encoded by the exons ATGAAAGCAATAAGCCCCGTGCGGTCCTTCCGGAAAAACAACGCGAACCTAACGGAGCACTCCTTGGGAATCTCTCGGAGCAAGACCCCGGTGGACGACCCGCTCAGCCTGCTCTACAACATGAACGACTGCTACTCCAAGCTGAAGGAGCTCGTGCCCAGCATCCCCCAGAACAAGAACGTCAGCAAGATGGAAATCCTGCAGCATGTCATCGACTACATCCTGGACCTGCAGATCGCGCTGGACTCCAGTGTCGCACTCACCAGCCTGCATCACCAGCCCGCGCGGCCGGGGCAGGCTCCATCCAGGACCCCTCTGACCACCCTCAACACAGACATCAGCATCTTGTCATTACAG tcccCGGAGTTGCCATCAGAGCTGATGACAGATGACAGCCGGACTCTGCATCGTTAA